In the Ictalurus punctatus breed USDA103 chromosome 7, Coco_2.0, whole genome shotgun sequence genome, one interval contains:
- the LOC108267598 gene encoding zona pellucida sperm-binding protein 3 isoform X4, with protein sequence MKLNLTNETYQFGWVKMALLENALLLKTSLPLLRWSFLPDYRTVGVNQEKFRVSAEPLSPTWLPMTSTIEAVGLLHFSLDVIKGDVGSLHQSTVYQQGEPLLLEAAVHSPMHRPLRIYVDLCEASVDSDTLSWPSYEFISDHGCLIDSMFPYSSSKFYSRPKQNILRFSIQAFFFPQYQRKQVFISCHLRAAPIYSLPDSQNKACYFHGPSLSWHAVEGSSNVCLCCETATCKSGMKDPSSKYLDEQTRVVGPLQILPANVHWTGKLTIGT encoded by the exons ATGAAGCTTAACTTAACGAACGAAACAT ATCAGTTCGGCTGGGTGAAGATGGCGCTCCTGGAGAATGCACTCCTCTTAAAGACTTCATTACCCCTACTGAGATGGTCATTTCTGCCGGACTACAGGACTGTGGGAGTGAATCAAGA AAAGTTTAGAGTGAGTGCCGAACCACTGAGTCCCACCTGGCTGCCCATGACCTCAACTATTGAAGCAGTAGGATTACTGCACTTCTCTCTTGATGTAATTAAAG GTGATGTAGGCTCCCTTCATCAGTCCACTGTATACCAGCAGGGAGAGCCATTGCTCCTGGAAGCAGCAGTGCATAGTCCTATGCACCGTCCACTACGAATCTATGTGGACCTCTGTGAGGCCTCTGTCGATTCTGACACATTATCATGGCCTAGCTATGAGTTCATATCTGACCATGG GTGCCTGATAGATAGCATGTTTCCGTATTCATCATCCAAGTTTTACAGCAGGCCAAAGCAGAATATTCTCAGGTTCAGCATACAGGCATTCTTCTTCCCCCAATATCAGAGAAAGCAG GTTTTCATCAGTTGCCACTTGAGAGCTGCTCCTATTTATAGTCTGCCTGACTCTCAAAACAAAGCTTGCTATTTTCATGGCCCTTCCCTTAG TTGGCATGCAGTAGAGGGGAGCAgtaatgtgtgtctgtgttgtgaAACTGCGACCTGCAAGTCTGGAATGAAGGACCCATCCAGCAAATATTTAG ATGAGCAGACCAGAGTGGTTGGCCCACTTCAGATTCTGCCTGCAAATGTACATTGGACTGGGAAACTTACCATAGGGACATGA
- the LOC108267598 gene encoding zona pellucida sperm-binding protein 3 isoform X3 has protein sequence MVISAGLQDCGSESRVSDNWLIYSNKLVFSHETHLTWNGVHVLKHPPTIVPIECRYKRKFRVSAEPLSPTWLPMTSTIEAVGLLHFSLDVIKGDVGSLHQSTVYQQGEPLLLEAAVHSPMHRPLRIYVDLCEASVDSDTLSWPSYEFISDHGCLIDSMFPYSSSKFYSRPKQNILRFSIQAFFFPQYQRKQVFISCHLRAAPIYSLPDSQNKACYFHGPSLSWHAVEGSSNVCLCCETATCKSGMKDPSSKYLDEQTRVVGPLQILPANVHWTGKLTIGT, from the exons ATGGTCATTTCTGCCGGACTACAGGACTGTGGGAGTGAATCAAGA GTAAGTGACAACTGGCTCATTTATTCCAATAAGCTGGTATTTTCCCATGAAACACATCTAACCTGGAATGGTGTCCATGTATTGAAACATCCACCTACAATTGTTCCTATTGAGTGCCGTTATAAAAG AAAGTTTAGAGTGAGTGCCGAACCACTGAGTCCCACCTGGCTGCCCATGACCTCAACTATTGAAGCAGTAGGATTACTGCACTTCTCTCTTGATGTAATTAAAG GTGATGTAGGCTCCCTTCATCAGTCCACTGTATACCAGCAGGGAGAGCCATTGCTCCTGGAAGCAGCAGTGCATAGTCCTATGCACCGTCCACTACGAATCTATGTGGACCTCTGTGAGGCCTCTGTCGATTCTGACACATTATCATGGCCTAGCTATGAGTTCATATCTGACCATGG GTGCCTGATAGATAGCATGTTTCCGTATTCATCATCCAAGTTTTACAGCAGGCCAAAGCAGAATATTCTCAGGTTCAGCATACAGGCATTCTTCTTCCCCCAATATCAGAGAAAGCAG GTTTTCATCAGTTGCCACTTGAGAGCTGCTCCTATTTATAGTCTGCCTGACTCTCAAAACAAAGCTTGCTATTTTCATGGCCCTTCCCTTAG TTGGCATGCAGTAGAGGGGAGCAgtaatgtgtgtctgtgttgtgaAACTGCGACCTGCAAGTCTGGAATGAAGGACCCATCCAGCAAATATTTAG ATGAGCAGACCAGAGTGGTTGGCCCACTTCAGATTCTGCCTGCAAATGTACATTGGACTGGGAAACTTACCATAGGGACATGA
- the LOC108267598 gene encoding zona pellucida sperm-binding protein 3 isoform X1 — MIQSVLLISLAVHAASVPRASYEDLNSDYFSRQKTADIQFSNQESPKIFPGRLFSNLENVSESESGGLVVKCEENNWRIVVKRQYFGPGLRLSSRSVRLGEDGAPGECTPLKDFITPTEMVISAGLQDCGSESRVSDNWLIYSNKLVFSHETHLTWNGVHVLKHPPTIVPIECRYKRKFRVSAEPLSPTWLPMTSTIEAVGLLHFSLDVIKGDVGSLHQSTVYQQGEPLLLEAAVHSPMHRPLRIYVDLCEASVDSDTLSWPSYEFISDHGCLIDSMFPYSSSKFYSRPKQNILRFSIQAFFFPQYQRKQVFISCHLRAAPIYSLPDSQNKACYFHGPSLSWHAVEGSSNVCLCCETATCKSGMKDPSSKYLDEQTRVVGPLQILPANVHWTGKLTIGT, encoded by the exons ATGATTCAGAGTGTATTGTTGATCAGTTTAGCAGTTCATGCGGCGTCAGTCCCGCGAGCCTCATACGAGGATTTGAATTCCGACTACTTTTCTAGACAGAAGACGGCTGATATACAGTTTTCAAATCAAGAGTCTCCTAAAATATTCCCCGGACGTTTGTTTTCAAACCTCGAAAATGTCTCTGAGTCTGAGAGCGGAGGTCTGGTTGTAAAGTGTGAGGAGAACAACTGGAGGATTGTGGTGAAAAGGCAGTACTTTGGACCCGGTCTTCGTTTATCTTCCAGATCAGTTCGGCTGGGTGAAGATGGCGCTCCTGGAGAATGCACTCCTCTTAAAGACTTCATTACCCCTACTGAGATGGTCATTTCTGCCGGACTACAGGACTGTGGGAGTGAATCAAGA GTAAGTGACAACTGGCTCATTTATTCCAATAAGCTGGTATTTTCCCATGAAACACATCTAACCTGGAATGGTGTCCATGTATTGAAACATCCACCTACAATTGTTCCTATTGAGTGCCGTTATAAAAG AAAGTTTAGAGTGAGTGCCGAACCACTGAGTCCCACCTGGCTGCCCATGACCTCAACTATTGAAGCAGTAGGATTACTGCACTTCTCTCTTGATGTAATTAAAG GTGATGTAGGCTCCCTTCATCAGTCCACTGTATACCAGCAGGGAGAGCCATTGCTCCTGGAAGCAGCAGTGCATAGTCCTATGCACCGTCCACTACGAATCTATGTGGACCTCTGTGAGGCCTCTGTCGATTCTGACACATTATCATGGCCTAGCTATGAGTTCATATCTGACCATGG GTGCCTGATAGATAGCATGTTTCCGTATTCATCATCCAAGTTTTACAGCAGGCCAAAGCAGAATATTCTCAGGTTCAGCATACAGGCATTCTTCTTCCCCCAATATCAGAGAAAGCAG GTTTTCATCAGTTGCCACTTGAGAGCTGCTCCTATTTATAGTCTGCCTGACTCTCAAAACAAAGCTTGCTATTTTCATGGCCCTTCCCTTAG TTGGCATGCAGTAGAGGGGAGCAgtaatgtgtgtctgtgttgtgaAACTGCGACCTGCAAGTCTGGAATGAAGGACCCATCCAGCAAATATTTAG ATGAGCAGACCAGAGTGGTTGGCCCACTTCAGATTCTGCCTGCAAATGTACATTGGACTGGGAAACTTACCATAGGGACATGA
- the LOC108267598 gene encoding zona pellucida sperm-binding protein 3 isoform X2: protein MIQSVLLISLAVHAASVPRASYEDLNSDYFSRQKTADIQFSNQESPKIFPGRLFSNLENVSESESGGLVVKCEENNWRIVVKRQYFGPGLRLSSRSVRLGEDGAPGECTPLKDFITPTEMVISAGLQDCGSESRVSDNWLIYSNKLVFSHETHLTWNGVHVLKHPPTIVPIECRYKRKFRVSAEPLSPTWLPMTSTIEAVGLLHFSLDVIKGSLHQSTVYQQGEPLLLEAAVHSPMHRPLRIYVDLCEASVDSDTLSWPSYEFISDHGCLIDSMFPYSSSKFYSRPKQNILRFSIQAFFFPQYQRKQVFISCHLRAAPIYSLPDSQNKACYFHGPSLSWHAVEGSSNVCLCCETATCKSGMKDPSSKYLDEQTRVVGPLQILPANVHWTGKLTIGT, encoded by the exons ATGATTCAGAGTGTATTGTTGATCAGTTTAGCAGTTCATGCGGCGTCAGTCCCGCGAGCCTCATACGAGGATTTGAATTCCGACTACTTTTCTAGACAGAAGACGGCTGATATACAGTTTTCAAATCAAGAGTCTCCTAAAATATTCCCCGGACGTTTGTTTTCAAACCTCGAAAATGTCTCTGAGTCTGAGAGCGGAGGTCTGGTTGTAAAGTGTGAGGAGAACAACTGGAGGATTGTGGTGAAAAGGCAGTACTTTGGACCCGGTCTTCGTTTATCTTCCAGATCAGTTCGGCTGGGTGAAGATGGCGCTCCTGGAGAATGCACTCCTCTTAAAGACTTCATTACCCCTACTGAGATGGTCATTTCTGCCGGACTACAGGACTGTGGGAGTGAATCAAGA GTAAGTGACAACTGGCTCATTTATTCCAATAAGCTGGTATTTTCCCATGAAACACATCTAACCTGGAATGGTGTCCATGTATTGAAACATCCACCTACAATTGTTCCTATTGAGTGCCGTTATAAAAG AAAGTTTAGAGTGAGTGCCGAACCACTGAGTCCCACCTGGCTGCCCATGACCTCAACTATTGAAGCAGTAGGATTACTGCACTTCTCTCTTGATGTAATTAAAG GCTCCCTTCATCAGTCCACTGTATACCAGCAGGGAGAGCCATTGCTCCTGGAAGCAGCAGTGCATAGTCCTATGCACCGTCCACTACGAATCTATGTGGACCTCTGTGAGGCCTCTGTCGATTCTGACACATTATCATGGCCTAGCTATGAGTTCATATCTGACCATGG GTGCCTGATAGATAGCATGTTTCCGTATTCATCATCCAAGTTTTACAGCAGGCCAAAGCAGAATATTCTCAGGTTCAGCATACAGGCATTCTTCTTCCCCCAATATCAGAGAAAGCAG GTTTTCATCAGTTGCCACTTGAGAGCTGCTCCTATTTATAGTCTGCCTGACTCTCAAAACAAAGCTTGCTATTTTCATGGCCCTTCCCTTAG TTGGCATGCAGTAGAGGGGAGCAgtaatgtgtgtctgtgttgtgaAACTGCGACCTGCAAGTCTGGAATGAAGGACCCATCCAGCAAATATTTAG ATGAGCAGACCAGAGTGGTTGGCCCACTTCAGATTCTGCCTGCAAATGTACATTGGACTGGGAAACTTACCATAGGGACATGA
- the ufsp1 gene encoding inactive Ufm1-specific protease 1 produces the protein MERKREEDIDWGERLYREDPLTTVNKSGKAVLVKNAHEGLALPLTEYERCSVISGQCVYYHYGCDGQDDRGWGCGYRTVQTIGSWFNNVSHGGKSRPPPSLPEIQQALVTVGDKSASFLGSKEWIGTCEAALVLDQLYDVPCRLMHARSGGKELEQAAQDLHLHFLTRGSPVMMGGDRDNSSKGILGVCTGKEGSYLLIMDPHYHGPALDRESLQRNGWVAWRKVQSLDQSSFYNLCLPQT, from the coding sequence ATGGAGCGGAAACGGGAAGAAGACATAGATTGGGGAGAGCGATTATACAGAGAGGATCCGCTCACAACTGTAAACAAAAGCGGAAAAGCTGTTTTAGTGAAGAATGCACACGAAGGACTGGCGCTGCCATTGACAGAATATGAGAGATGTTCTGTTATATCaggacagtgtgtgtattatcATTACGGCTGTGATGGACAGGACGACAGAGGCTGGGGTTGTGGATACCGGACTGTTCAGACTATAGGCTCTTGGTTCAATAATGTTTCTCACGGTGGAAAATCCAGACCTCCGCCTAGTCTCCCTGAAATCCAGCAAGCTCTAGTTACAGTAGGAGACAAATCAGCCTCGTTTTTAGGCTCTAAAGAGTGGATAGGGACTTGCGAGGCTGCTTTGGTGCTTGATCAGCTGTATGATGTCCCCTGCCGGCTGATGCATGCGCGCAGTGGGGGGAAAGAGCTCGAGCAGGCGGCTCAGGACCTGCACCTCCATTTCCTCACCCGCGGATCACCAGTAATGATGGGTGGAGACAGGGACAACTCCTCCAAAGGCATTCTGGGTGTCTGCACTGGGAAAGAAGGCAGCTACCTGCTGATAATGGATCCGCACTATCACGGTCCTGCCTTGGACAGAGAGTCTCTGCAGAGGAATGGCTGGGTAGCATGGAGAAAAGTTCAGTCTCTCGATCAGAGCTCCTTCTATAATCTTTGTTTGCCCCAAACATAA